Proteins found in one Thalassophryne amazonica chromosome 1, fThaAma1.1, whole genome shotgun sequence genomic segment:
- the LOC117503093 gene encoding lipocalin-like — MRKTLLVMLVGLLAVLTVCADVTPDKDFKIEKVVGKWFRVGISSNAKWFNKDKMRMGTAILKQTEGGGMSLTFTTLQDDGTCWNVTHLANKTDTPGHFRYYSQIWNNTNDLYIVKAEDDVVLTHTVKTSDRGTSDLISLYSNQPESNANMAAMITKYSQEHGILADNVVMLPKNAECPS; from the exons ATGAGGAAGACTCTGCTGGTGATGCTGGTTGGCCTGCTGGCTGTGCTGACTGTCTGCGCGGACGTTACGCCAGACAAAGACTTCAAAATAGAGAAG GTTGTAGGAAAGTGGTTCCGGGTCGGCATTTCCAGTAATGCCAAGTGGTTTAATAAGGACAAGATGAGGATGGGCACTGCCATCCTGAAGCAAACAGAGGGAGGAGGCATGAGTTTGACCTTCACCACCCTGCA GGATGACGGGACTTGCTGGAACGTGACTCACCTGGCAAACAAAACGGACACTCCTGGACACTTCCGCTATTACAGTCAAA TTTGGAACAACACCAACGACTTGTACATTGTGAAAGCTGAGGACGACGTGGTTCTGACCCACACAGTGAAGACGAGTGACAGAGGGACTTCAGACCTCATCAGTCTATACA GTAATCAACCTGAGTCCAATGCTAACATGGCCGCCATGATCACCAAGTATTCCCAGGAACACGGAATTCTGGCTGATAATGTCGTCATGCTgcctaaaaatg CGGAGTGTCCTTCGTGA